The nucleotide window CTTCCGAAAAATAGGTGATGTAAAAGATGTAGAAAATTAGATGTTCATAATCCTCAAATGAATTCTCCAAGAAAATTATTTTAACCTTATTTCTTATTTACCGAACATAGGGATGTCTAACGTATTAACCTTCGAACCATCTTTTGCAGAGTAGACAAATAGTTCAAAATGGATTTCATTTGTGGATAGTAACTCTTTATTAAAAGTTATTTTAAATTCGCCCCATGCTGGCGCACCATCTGTTTGATAGTTATTTTCGATAAGTACTTTTTCTCCATTATAGAGTGCATATTGAAACACTCCCTCAAATACTTGCGCTTTGCCTGATACAATGATTTCTTCCCCTGATTCTGTTGCGACAACATCTTTAAACACTTCGTTATGGTACATCGTATCCTTTGGTTCTTTTACACTTGGCTTATCAGGATTTGTTGTATTTTCTGAAGTATTTGGTTTTTTTACTTCTTCTTGCTGTTGACTACAAGCTACTAAACTAACTGTTACCGCAACTATCATGATAAAATTAACCACTTTTTTCATTAATTTTAGCCCCCCATTATTATTATTCACATTTTGAAAATAGTGACATTTAAAAAAACGGTATCCACTATTAATGGATACCGTTTTTTTACTTATTCAAATAACGGACTAACAGCTTTCTCATTATGAATCCGATCGATCGCCTCAACAAGCAATGGAGCGACAGATATCGTTTTTATCTTTTGGATTTTTTTCTCTTCTGGTAACTCAATCGTATTCATAACGACAAGTTCCTTAATCGGTGACATTTCAATTTTTTCAATTGCTTGTGCGGTGAAGACAGGATGTGTACAGCCAGCGTAGATTGTAGTTGCCCCGTTTTCCGCAACCGCTTTTGCGGCTGACGTAATCGTTTCAGCTGTATCAATTAAATCATCAATGATTATGGCATTTTTCCCT belongs to Neobacillus sp. OS1-2 and includes:
- a CDS encoding Gmad2 immunoglobulin-like domain-containing protein produces the protein MKKVVNFIMIVAVTVSLVACSQQQEEVKKPNTSENTTNPDKPSVKEPKDTMYHNEVFKDVVATESGEEIIVSGKAQVFEGVFQYALYNGEKVLIENNYQTDGAPAWGEFKITFNKELLSTNEIHFELFVYSAKDGSKVNTLDIPMFGK